The stretch of DNA CCTTCAGCATTTCATCAATTTCAACAATCTGGTCCTTTGCGGCACCATCAGGCATTGGCTCTTTAGTGAATCTTTCCGGTAACCTATCGTCCTTTGCAGAAAAACCTTCTCTAATGTTGAAGAGGCGATTTAGATTGACAATTCGTTCACCTATTATTTCCAGTTCCTTTCTATCAAATTCCATGCCCGTGGTGATTCTTAAACCAAGAATTACTTCTGGGTAATAAAGTGCAGGCGGCACCATCGTCCCGTATTTGCATGCTCCCAAAGATTCAACGAGTGTTGAAAAATTCTCATTAACAAAGACCATGTAACCCTTGTACTTCGGATTGAGCCGGTCCGCAATTTCAGGTAAAAACTGGTCTCCATAGACCTCTTTGATTTTCTCCACAAATCCAGCTTCGTCAAGGACAGGAAAAGCGTACAGATGGTCAGCACCCCTTGGCGAAACAGTCATGGCTAATCCCATTGATTTTTGAGCCCTGCCATCTTGACCTGCAATCTCCATCTTTTTCACATGCATTACATACTTCTCTGTGCCTCGCCCGATCTTCTGGGCGGCCCTATAACTTCCTTCAGCAAGAAGATTGCCAAAGCCCTTCTTGTAGGCAATCAACTCAAGCAAGTTACAGATTGCTTCAGAGTTTCCCCATTTGAGATCTATGCCTTGCGTATCATTTTTATCAATCAATCCCAGTTCATAGCATTCCATTGCCCAGGAAATTGTTGCACCTGCAGAAATAGTATCCATACCCAGGTCATTGCACAGATAATTTGCATAAAGCACTGCTTCAAGATTTGAGTTTCCACAGCGAGAACCAAGGGAGGACAGGGTCTCGTACTCCGGGCCACCAGAAATGCATTTGTATTTTCCACTTTCAACTTTGCAATACCTTGCACATCTCTGCGTGCAAGCAAAGTCAGCTCTTGGCTTTATTAGATATCTGGCATTGATTGCGTCTCCGTTTATCTTGTAGGCTTCAGGATAGTAACCAGTTCTGCAATTATATGTTGGGAATCTTCCAATTTCATTCATCAGGTCAACCAGAGCAGTTGTGCCATACTTTATTCTTCCAGGTGTGAGAGGGTCTTTAGCCATTTTATCATGCAGCTTTCTGATTCCATCCAAATAGTTTTCTTTGTCGTAGATTTCCACCGGCTTGGTTCCGTAAACCGCTATTGCCTTCAGCTTCTTCGCCCCCATCACAGCTCCGACGCCACATCTAGCAGCAGCCCTATCTAAATCGTTCATTATTGCTGCAAACCGCACAAGATTTTCCCCAGCTGGACCGATGGAGGCAACGCTGAACTCCTTACCTTCATCCCTTTTAATTGACTCTTCTGTTTCTTCTACCGTTTTACCCCATATGTGTGAAGCATTTTTTATTTCTACTTCACCATCGTTTATGACTATATAAACAGGTTTTTTTGCAGCCCCTGTTATAATTATCCCGTCAAACCCTGCGAATTTGAGATACGGTCCCCAGAAACCTGCAGAATGTGCCTCACCCCAACCATCTGTGAGTGGAGATTTACATGCAACAGTATATCTTGAACCTTGGGGCCAGAGTGTGCCAGTGAATGGACCAGTTGCAAACATCAGCACATTCTTAGGGGAGAGCGGCTCTAAACCCTTCTTGAGCATGTGGAAAAGGTAGTAGGAGCAGAAACCAGCACCACCTATGTATCTTCGAATAATCTCAGGAGGAATTCTGCGACGCTGCACTTTCTTTGTTGACAAGTTGATAACCAGCAATGTATTTGCATAACCTGGTATTCTCATGTTATTCACCTCATCTTCAGCACTTTAGGTGGACAAAATTCTACACACTTTCCACAAAAATCACATTTTATCGCTTTCTCTTTTACTGGATGCATTTTTATTGCCCCGAACGGGCAAGCGGAAATGCAGGCACCACAACCCTTACACTTCTTTTCGTTAATGTAAACCTTTCCCTCAATGAATTCAATTGCACCATGCTTACATGCGGTCATACACTTTGGATTTTTGCAGTTCCTGCAAGCATTTATGTAGTCCTTCCCGCTCTTTTCCCTTATTACATCGACCCTTGCAGCTGCAAGCCAGATTTTTCCTTCCTTGTTGAATGAACACACGAGCTGACAGATTCTACAGCCCGTACATGTCATAGGGTCCACATAAAGCGGCATTTTCCACCTCGAAGATATATCTCAACATTGCCCATAAATGTTTTGGTAGTGTTCAATGAAATGGCACCATAGAAAAGCCAAAATAGTGGATAGGCGTACATGTTCTCATGCTTGAGGACTTATTTGAGCGAGAGTATGGTAAGGAAGTAATGCTTGCCATTCTGGAGTGTAATGCTCAGGCCATAAAGAAAACCGAGGACTGGAAAAAAAGGATGAGCACAACTTATGGAAAAAATCGCACAATTGCATCTGCGCGTCTTGGCTTCAATTCGAATGAAGTAAGGGAGTTACTTACTAGAAACGGAATCTTTGTGAACCCTGAACCATTCATAAACCAGCTATTAAAGAGAGGTGTGCTGAAGAAACTAGGGGATGGTACTTTCTACATCGTAGAGCCGAGTATTGTGGAGGCAGAAATACAGAGATACCAGAAATTAGAGTTTGAGCAACTTCAGAATGTGAACCCTACTGCAAGAGAGGAACTTATGGAAATTGAAAGAATGGACGGAGAGTTTGAAAAATATTTGCATGACCTTGTTCTAGAAAGATTGGAAGATGTTGTGAAATTCGGTAAGAATTTCAACACTGATGGACTTGCGGAGTATCTTCGTAATCTCTTTGGCAACCTCATCTACTTTGATACCATGCTTAGTATAGTGCACCAGTATGCATTGGCAGATGTTGAAATTCTCTCTCCGAACGATAAGGTTACTGGGCACACAGGTTTTAGCATCTCATTTTTTGGTCCACCGGGTACTGGGAAAACTTTTACGATTG from Thermoplasmata archaeon encodes:
- a CDS encoding aldehyde ferredoxin oxidoreductase family protein, which encodes MRIPGYANTLLVINLSTKKVQRRRIPPEIIRRYIGGAGFCSYYLFHMLKKGLEPLSPKNVLMFATGPFTGTLWPQGSRYTVACKSPLTDGWGEAHSAGFWGPYLKFAGFDGIIITGAAKKPVYIVINDGEVEIKNASHIWGKTVEETEESIKRDEGKEFSVASIGPAGENLVRFAAIMNDLDRAAARCGVGAVMGAKKLKAIAVYGTKPVEIYDKENYLDGIRKLHDKMAKDPLTPGRIKYGTTALVDLMNEIGRFPTYNCRTGYYPEAYKINGDAINARYLIKPRADFACTQRCARYCKVESGKYKCISGGPEYETLSSLGSRCGNSNLEAVLYANYLCNDLGMDTISAGATISWAMECYELGLIDKNDTQGIDLKWGNSEAICNLLELIAYKKGFGNLLAEGSYRAAQKIGRGTEKYVMHVKKMEIAGQDGRAQKSMGLAMTVSPRGADHLYAFPVLDEAGFVEKIKEVYGDQFLPEIADRLNPKYKGYMVFVNENFSTLVESLGACKYGTMVPPALYYPEVILGLRITTGMEFDRKELEIIGERIVNLNRLFNIREGFSAKDDRLPERFTKEPMPDGAAKDQIVEIDEMLKDYYGLREWDENGYPSVRKIQELGLEKEWEMVEKDVRSKRVIKNSHYKSLFGRGI
- a CDS encoding 4Fe-4S dicluster domain-containing protein — translated: MPLYVDPMTCTGCRICQLVCSFNKEGKIWLAAARVDVIREKSGKDYINACRNCKNPKCMTACKHGAIEFIEGKVYINEKKCKGCGACISACPFGAIKMHPVKEKAIKCDFCGKCVEFCPPKVLKMR